In Vicia villosa cultivar HV-30 ecotype Madison, WI linkage group LG7, Vvil1.0, whole genome shotgun sequence, the DNA window ttagGTTATAGGTGATAGTATAGAATGAGTAGGTTATTTGGGTCAATTGaattatatgttaggttttaAGAATTTTGGGTTTTGGGTTGATTTGATACAGTTGCATGATCGATAAGTTGTATGACGTTAGATGACCCATAAAACATGTCATATGTGTGTTATAATATGTATTCTTGTGCTATTTTATGATCATGTATGTGTTGGCTCGATTTGGAGTTGAATAGAAATGGTGGAATGTTGTCAAAATGCTGAATTTTGTGTTGCAGGCTGTCTGTAATCGGTTACGGATAGGCCGTAATTGATTACGGACTGAAATGTTGAAATAACGAGTAATGTTACgttttcgtaaccggttacgctcagGACCGTAACCCGTTACAGTAGTGAAAAATAGCTAAAAACAGAGCTTTTGAGTTTCGTAATCGGTTACGCTCAGGACTGTAACCCGTTACGGTAGTGTTGTCCGTCAGGCATAACCCGTTACGCTTTTTTGTAACCCGTTACGTAttagctttttggaaaaatattttaattttaaaaattcatatctgTCAAACCATAAGTCTGTTTTGGTATCCGTTTTGTGCGTTGGGAAGCTAATCGAGTACTTTACCTAATAAAATGGTTTAATGGGAAGTGAcccgattttattttgaaaatctcgatttatttcttttatggcgtgttttgtacattgtgtgcatgatttggttaatgtgacaatgtggtgatgttgtaatgatataactgtgattttgacgttatatgtggtgtggattatatatgatataattgtggatggtgttgaaaccgaatatatcattcggtgttgcttttggtgagttattggtgatgacattgttcattttgatccagtggtgatgttgtgacaacatgattataatgttgataatgtgtgtataacgtgatcatgtggtgattgttttgatcatatgatgatgattgatttgttttgaatgatgcatgatacatgtacatacttgttggtgataactatgttgagttttgtgagacgatgttgttcatcggatcggtgatgttgtaagtatgacatgtgtgtgcattcattcatacgcattttggtgatggatcccgatgatgttgtggatcaaatggtgggcataattcccattttGTGGAATTTGTGCCTGTTGGGCTGTATCTTGGTGAGGAATAGATCAGTcggatgggttaatcccatgtttggtaccccatgcatagtgtcagtacatacatatgcatattattataacatgattggatgaattCTAGTGTTATATGTTAATGCTGTGTTTGATTGTatgataaaacttgtctgaaaacCTGAATATTTTTCAATTGGGTGAACGATGTacttatgatatgttattatttatgagctaataacatttgttaattgtgaatgagactcacccttacatgttgtcatttcaGATTGAAGAGCAGCGACTTTgattttggtgaggatagcttataggctatTCCATTgttagcgtcggtgtcatgctctaatattgtaacactggggacgctagtctagagtttatgattatactcggttttattgttttggattaATTTTGTTGGATTATCTATTGGTGATGTATGTTTTCCAGTTGAATaagtttccgctgtgttaaacatgaatTTATATGTTTGGTGAAtcgttcctaagtgaagcatgacaactgaatttataataatttaattttatttaaattgtggcacccttgtttttcaTGTCTACTCTGAATGATTATTATAATTGCTGCGGGGGATTAGAAGGATGTTATAGGGCCTAAGCCCAAGTCACAAAGAAGCTAAACACAAACAATCCTAGGGTACAAAACACCCTTAGAATCTTTAACAAAGTTATCAGCAAGCTAGCTAGGCAAGTCCAAAAAGAAGACATAACCAACCCTTAACTTTTTTCCATGCAGAGCCACACGATTAGCACAACCGTTGATTTCTCGATAAATATGACGAATCTCCACCTTCTCCAACTTGATCATCCAATTGTGGATTTGACGAACCAAATTGTTGTTAGCCAACTTATTTCTGCTAAGCTTATTACTAATATCCACTGCTACCTTAGAATCCGACTCGATAATCACCTTGTTATAACCCCTCTCCACCACCAACTTTAGTCTGTCGTGGATACCCCACAGCTCAGCTATCAGCAGACTGCTGCTACCCACACCTTTAGCAAAATCTCCACACCACTTTCCAGCCTCATCTCTAACAATTCCCCCACAGCCAGAACCTCCATTAGTAGAGTGAGCACCATCCGCATTCACTTTGACATAGTCTTTATCAGGTAAGCTCCAACTAATCAGTCTCTCACCCTTGTTCCTTTCCATGACAATATTATTGCACGCAGTTGCCTTGTATTGCCGAGTTCAAGTAGCGATCTCGCCAAGCATGTCAAACATCCTACTAAACTTATCATCATGTCTAGTTCTATTGCGCCAGTCCCAAATAGCGTGACAGGAAGTAGCCTAAAACCCGGTCCAATCACCTTCAACAATACCACGTGATTTATCAACCACATTTGCACTTCTTAGTCTTTTCTTTATAATGTGATAAATTTTGATGaatatattttaagaaataatGGAATAAGAAAAATAATCATGTACAAAGATAACTTAAATATATTGTTGAAACATTaatttctatttataaaaaaaaagtttacttTTTAAAATCATCACTAAGTTGCTACCATTTACTTCATATTAAAattagagaatttcttcacccacctcctaaccttcttgcccacccctggtgaatttaccacactatcccttgtttcggaagttcatttccgaaaaggtacttttttttggaaaaaaggggttttcggaaatgaacttccgaaaacgtgttttttttaatataaaatattgatttcggagatgcatctccgaaataaagttacattttcagaaaatgtggtgtttcggaattTCATGTCCGAACTCacccccatgatggaattcggaaatgaacctccgaatttatgtctggacagaagaaaaatgaaaaacaacaacgattcgctttatttaatcgggtgaagattacaacgataatattactgaaaattaaagttacatattgttgaacacgggtaggtggggatgagtcaacattttgataacgtcgtccgccgatctttgaagtttggcgtccaactcgatcgggcctttcgaagaaaatcggtcgaacgttgtccacataaccgctaaatcttcgtcgttcttgatctcaaaatgtgtgaacttaatgcctccctcgtcgttaagcgatggtgagcggtactcgagcttgacaacctttcaattctcgggatagcgcaaaagcgtgttgagcgacggtatcaattccgcaaacggcgtgtcgcgcgagaagcgaaattggaacggcatcgggtagccggtttcaaagtagacgaatggtaggtgggggtaggtttgtgtcatttgtgttttgtggtgtgaagaggatgaagaagagtgtgtagtatttatagacttattggagcattgatggcccaacaaaccttatcctgcctcaggggacatttcggaaatgaacttccgaaaataggctccagacatgtatatttcggaagttcatttccgaattatgcagaaacagaggtgaattttgcattttgtgcattgcattctgttttgtgtaaacaataccaaaagcatacaaaataggcataaaataggcaatgacaacataaaacaaacttatattatatatgtattgaatcggtccgattttacatgataaacaacaatacatacaaaaaatgatcgttccaaacaaaaaacgatccggaacgaactaaaattcaccgaaccaatcggtggatcctaagtccaaaataggcacgttcttcgaccgctctctattttgctcgcgctctttgctcatcatttcttcaaactccgccattctcgaaacaaacggatccggccaagtctccgcctcatttgaacgatgtgccgtccattgacaagaagtagccggtataggacaacccggtttcaaaaacacttgaacgaagtgccgcgatcgtagatacccgatgcatatgatgcggcccgacgcgtccaacggcggccgactatgaagtggaaagaaagtctcacttagtccaaacctcgtcaaatcgacgcacaccatatcatacgcacttgctattagatgacccatctcgaggaatgacatccacttcgaagtCAACtccgaagtcaactccgcaatgagctcccgtcggactaaagtgtgattattttcccctttaccgagcaaacccgcaacggcccgatatccacaatttccgtcgcctccaacatcaacgatgttatcgatatatttgtgcataaaaagtggcatctcatcaatgtagacaatcggtattttttgatcggcggtgtgcgaggtggcttcgaaatacgggctcctttgttaccactacacgtggacttcggtgtctcatgaatttccgaaaacgatgcatcaacatgttcaaagtaggaaggagatcgttttgttgacgtgtcatcttgtgtaattttggactttttcggtgcacctttcgttttaaccggttgagatggcagtttcaaatcggtggtctccgaaaACGCGATCTtttgcaattgttcttttatgtgcatttttgttgtgtcgtccgctttagcaaacttctccattatcacttccaactcgtcggagatggtgattttggagtcattttctttcggcgggtcaaaatcatcaaaacgaagtttcttccaatggtcggctacctcatccatgcgtatgggtgaacttaactttttcttttttgcaagtatacaagcacacggaaggccgtatgtagttctaatggtgcacccacataatgaactatccgtccccgtggtctccgaccgcttagcttcatgaaacaaaaaattcaaacccgttcgagatatgttgtaaatcaattgggagaatagaatttggcccttataccggtgttccataaccgtcttgctccgaccgaacgatgtttgaatttcattgtgttgattttcaagcatttggttcacggtgtcccatccccgacacaaatctcccttgctatcacccaaccacctcttgaaaaccgcatgtgcggattcaactcggttagtcgtggtgcaaccaagatgtctaacccgatttgtccaagcgcacacgactttttctctaaccttgtcaagaatggtggattcgacgtaatgacaaaaagtcttaatggaaccacacaaagacctaaagtgtaccaatttctcggtataatcctcttcggagtatgcatccaaaattcccctccatgccgccattatcctatcaaccacaacaccggctttgacaactttaccattttcatccggcctatcttttgtcccaaccgcgggtttcaacttgcttctcacgttgcaagttatgtgataccggcaaagtaaagcggtagatgtcgggaagacggtatcgaccgcattcatcaaagcattgtctcgatcggtgacaatgacgtttggcataacctcttgatcaactaacaaagacttgcaaattcccaaggcccacgtaaagttgtcttctttttcacactccaaaaaagcaaaccccaccgaataagtcttgtccgtcgaggtcacaccgacgatctctagaagaggaagtctatacttgtttgtcttgtacgtcgaatccatgactagaacggttggaaatgtgttgaacaatttgatactttcgggatgagtccaaaaaatatcacgcaccgtaactttgtcctcggaggttcggaagcttgaaacataattgttatcgcctagtagtttcaaaagttgttgcatttccgaccgagggcccatatttaaaaccttgagattgtgccgttcattgtaaacttgcttgatatttgaaacgctatccggtttcttacgcttcaaatcggcaagtatgttgcgaggcgccactttgactatcgttaggtccgatatcacatttctctcttcgcgggacaaacgacacgccattggatgcccgtgtaacttgacatccaaggcatgattatgcattccacaaattacggttaaccgccacatatcatcaaccctccgagtggcacgcaacttaaacggacaaccgcactttctcgatcccgtgtcctcgtgttttagcacacggtttgattgtacataactaccaccccgttcgcaattcaaaacaacgaaagctttccgcctactatttccgttgtccgaccttaaaataacaattccaaatccaagtttactagcttccttcggaacccaatcaatcaattgttcgcgactaccgaagctccgatcatttgtaaattcttgccgaacatcaaccgcattgatcataggagtaacgtcaataaccggatcgttattaacgttgacaatttccgaatttaatactccatcgtcttgcacaatgttgtccggatgcaccatacctaacaaatgaaaaaattagcaaaattggccaaaactgtttttttttgtaattgccagggcatatttcggaagttcatttccgaaatatattaggtaacatatatttcggaaatgaacttccgaaccatatcagtttttagcataaatttgttgaatcaatgtagtgaaataggggatgaaatgagagatgtttacctgaaattgtagctttctatgctccctttaacgtgatcaacggtttgaaacttgattttagggcgaaaaattgatggagattgattgggttttagagagggttttgagaagttttggagaaaaatgatgaaatagtgaaggagggaaatttgtatatgcagcaacagtttcggaaatgaacttccgaaaatattcacagattttgaattttttttgacttcggaaatgcatctccaaaaacatcaaaaatttggtgttttcggagatgcatttccgaagtaaaaaaaaatcaaaaaaaaaaaaacttcggagattcatctccgaagcagAGGCAGTTTTGTGTttttgctgggggtgaccccatagggaggtgggtaaagaaattttttaaaattaacacaGCAACTTCCAAGAGTTGACGAAGTTGCGATAACACAAAATAAGGATGTATTTGTTGTTGGCTATGAattctaaaatttaattttttttctactttattaacattttattttattgtatttgtaGAGCAGATgttgtaaaaaaattattaaccACGATCAATTTTGTGCAACAAACATATCCTTATATCCTTATATGTTATAATATACTCTTTAATCCTACTTATAAAAGAAATTTATttcttaaatttaataaataaataatatatcagGTTTatgtattaaaatttattttttaaataatatatatatatatatatatatatatatatatatatatatatatatatatatatatatatatatatatatatatatatatatatatatatatatatatatatatatatatatatatatatatatatatggggacgactcaagtgagaacacttggttattatgagaaatgagaacaatgaattacgaccattaaattttgattttgttgattttaatgaacgggATTGGTTTCtatttctatgatccttaatatttattttaaatcaatatagaaagagaaaccaatccaatccattaaaatcaaaaccaagtgttctcacttgagtcgtcccctatatatatatatatatatatatatatatatatatatatatatatatatatatatatatatatatatatatatatatatatatatatatatatatatatatatatatatatatatatatatatatatatatatatatatatatatatatatatatatatatatatatatatatatatatatatatatatatatatatatatatatatatatatatatatatatatatatatatatatatatatatatatatatatatatatatatatatgatccaagtgtattgattttaaaaagtaaacttttttttttataaatataatagaaCTAGAGTGAGCACTACTCCTTCAACCTCAAATTATATGATTTGCACAATTTTACATAAATTAGGAAATGAAATTCAATCATAAAAAGGAAATGAAACTAATataggaaaaaaattataaaatattttacaaaaatataCTTTATTAATAGTATAGaaaagataaattaaaattttttaaaaaggtaGAGTAATAAATTATGAAGGGCTTAAAAGAAAAAGTATGAATTAAGTAGAATGACTAAATTAAATTGATATACCAATAAAATTGTTATTTATTGAAAGAAAGTAAAAAAGTAATTTATGCCTCTTAATACTTTAGAATgtcatataatttaaaaataaaacaaatgagaCTGAGGAAGAAGTTGCTCAAGTTATATTAGAATCAGAGCACAAGTAATATAAGAAACAGAGCTGGGAAAATATGAGTAAGAGCATAATGGAATTTCAACAAGTCTACTTTACATGGTGAACACTCCATTTTCATATATACCTTCATAATACAAAACTAGACTTGTTCCTGGTGTGGATTCACAGTTGGTGCGGGTGCTATGGCGAATTGCAGACCCCTATGCTGCCCGGATTGTAGCACAAACGCAACTTGAGTAGCCGCTACTGCTGCAGCCTCCTATTATTACACCAAAAATCAAGAGATGTGAACGAAATGCAGTGTTGAGTTATATTAAATCGCTTCAACTATCATAAATTACTACGGGTGTCTATGCCATATTTGTGTCCGTGAAGGCAGTTCATAAGACATGAACAAAAAAGGATTAAAAAGCGTAATTTTAAAACTGACACTTACTTGTCTTTGTCGCCGTCGTTGTAAGATACTGATTGCCCAAGCCATGATATAGCAAGGTAAAAGAAATCCAGCTGCTCGAAGCAAGAAAAGCTGCAGATATTGATCAATTAGCTATGTTTTTGCCATAACGTTTTGAAAGCAACACGGCAACtgtatgatgtgatgatgaactaCTTAGCCAATAGGAACTCATGTTACTTACAGAGAAAAAAGTAGATGGATCATCGTCAGCATCAGCATCTGTGACAGAAAGTGCGTGCCTCAAGAGTAAAAGGGCCATTAACTGCACCAAATATATAGAATGATTCAGGCTTACAATCATGTCCAAGTGTAAAGTGTTAATCTCCTAGCATAGTCAATGTGTATGAAGAACCTAAAGTTCATTGGAAGTACAATTGATTTCATAAATCATATAGATTGTATCACTTCCAACAGTGGGGCTTAGTGAAATCATATGTCAGGCGCGCATATGCATGGCTGAATTATACAGAAAAAACAAAGTTAAGAATAACTTTAAGGTTAACGCCTTACAATTAGAGCAGCTGAGCGGCAAAatgcagctccattggcattagAAGCAGCATATCCATCATATTCAGCTTCAAAGAATTGGCGCTCTGCCTCTGCAATTGCTAAGAGTCGAGGATCACGCAAGTCCAAAGGCGTGCCAGAAAGTGTCCAGCCTCCACTGCAAAAGTGTTCACAACTTATTAgtgagaaaaaataagttttatacATATTTTCAATAGTACGAAACAAAATGCTTATCCATACAAACCAACACTCATTATGAAGACTATTTTAAAATTGTAAGTTTCAGCATACCCTATATCAATGGTTGTTTCTTCGGGATGTGGACGAGGTGGTGGAGCAGTATAACCAGGTTCATAGGACTGAGAATTACATGCACAAAAAGAAAGAACTATCATCAAGGATGAGCACAAAACTAATAAGCTGAAGATTTATGATTCACACTCAAAGAGAGCAATTTGGTTCAAAACAAAGCTATACTTGTGATTAAAAAAGAACGTATAAGCATTTGTAATCGTTTTAAATTGCAATCAACGACCGCAATATTGTTGATGCGGTAATCTCCGCAACAGCATCTGACGCAATTGCGATGTCACACATCCTCCCATATTAGAAATCCCATCAAACAACTTTGCCCAGATTTCTTCAACTCTTTTCATCAAAACTCAAATTTTGGAACCCAAAACTCAATTTACTTctgaaattttttaatattaagtgTTTGTATTTCAAACTCTTCTCAATCAGAATTTACGCAGCATATTGCCGCAATTCGCATCGCAGCAGGTTCAATGACCGCAATTGCAACCGTATCCGCAATTTATAACCATTCGCCCATGTATATACACAAAACCATACAATGTTTTGCAATTTATAATCATGCGCCCATTTATATACACAACCATACAATGTTTTGCAATATATGAAAATTACATGTAAATGGCGCATACCTTATGACATATTTCACAGGTTGTATCTCCCTTTTCGTTGCACCAGCGTTGGACGCACTTTCTATGAGCATACTGTGCCAAACCACATAAAAAAAAACCCTCAATTCATAAATTAGGAAAACAAAAAGACACCAATgtgccaacaacaacaacaatattccAAGTTACAAAGGGAGCATTGTGTTGCATTATCAGTTATCACCAATTAATAACTCATCTAACATCAATGTTCCCTTTCATTAAATTTGTAAAACACATAAAACAGAAAACAGAAATGTACCTTTAGACTACCGCTACAGCCGCATGGATTCTCCAGACTATTGATACTATCCTCCTCCTGACAAATCCTGCATTCCCCCATCTGCAACAGCGGCTCCTCCTCGCCCTCATCGTCATCCTCCTCCGAAGAACCGGAAGGCCCAGCCGGCGATTCATTCACCGGAGTCACCGGCTCAGGAGCAGGCTGCGCCGGGTGCTGAGCCAAAGGCTCAACCGGCATGGGCCGAACCAGCCGGTCCACAAACAACACCAAATGATCGCTCATTGATCcttatcttattttcttttgtaaatttaaatataaattcaatataaaatgaaaagcacaaaatataattattcaattcaattgaaattcaagaTGAGAAGGaagaataaaaaatgaaaaaataaatctgGAGATCGGGCGGTGAATCGGCAGATCCCAAGGAAATGAGGGAATCTGAGACTCACCGGAGGGAAatgaaagagagaagaaaaataagaGTTTATAGAGCGAGATAGAAGGGAAGAGAGAGAATGTGAGAGAAAATTAGATTCGGCGTATATATAGGGAAGATAACATTGTGGTCATTCATGGTGTTGCTTTCATTGTTTCGGTGGTGGCTTCGTGGAATTAGAATGTGGAATTTGAGAATGTAGAAAAGGGTAAAATGGGTATTTTGAGAGGTTTGTGTACGTTGACGTTGTGCTTGTTGTTGTTACTTGCCGCGTAAATGACCCGTTCGTCTTGGGGTCGCATTTGGGACAGCTtctcattttctctttttttggcaTTATTATTTCATTTGGACAGCAATGTGATTATAATTTTCTTACATAAAAAACTATTCTTAAACATTGTAAGCGAAGTCCTGAAGATATAATTCaaactcaaaaaaaataaaaaataaataagaaacatTACATAGGACAATTATAAACAATTAGACGCACTgatgttttgaatatttttatgaaattaGGAACAACTTAATAAAGTCTTGATTgttatttcttcaaaaaaaattctaatatgCACTTGTCATTAGCAACATTTGCATTGAGTATCACAGCAACATGAATGTAAGGCTATTCTTAAAAGTTGCAGTGTTTTTTAAAGAGGGAAAAAAAGCTAACTGCATTATGAATGTAAGGCATAAGGAATGCTTTGAGAAAAAGTTTTATATCATACAAAGTATAAACACCCTACCAAAACAACATATTGGTGCACACCCATGTCTCGACTTAAATTAACACCCATGTCAAACACAATTCAAAACAACAAATAAGTGAAAATTACAAACTGATATGTTAAAACAGGATCCTACGAGCAGTGGCAATCTTGACCAAAATGTTAAAGAGTGcgataaatattatttaaaagatacttatttttattatattttttaaaaaaaatttgttaaaaGTTCTATTTTTTATATGCAACGATCTTGCATATAGTATCactgaattaaaaaaatacaaaattaatttaagaaaataagggttaaatTTATAAATCCCTGTAATGCTAGCGAGATTTGATTTTAGtcctcataaaaaaaaattttaaatctcTCTTGTAATTTAAATCCACGtggacttttttttattttttaattaaatctttttttttaaaacttttttaaatatataatatacttatttttacatttttcataaattattttaattaatattttttatgaaaatttatttataaactagttattattaataatatttagcAAAATACA includes these proteins:
- the LOC131620442 gene encoding PKS-NRPS hybrid synthetase cheA-like gives rise to the protein MVHPDNIVQDDGVLNSEIVNVNNDPVIDVTPMINAVDVRQEFTNDRSFGSREQLIDWVPKEASKLGFGIVILRSDNGNSRRKAFVVLNCERGGSYVQSNRVLKHEDTGSRKCGCPFKLRATRRVDDMWRLTVICGMHNHALDVKLHGHPMACRLSREERNVISDLTIVKVAPRNILADLKRKKPDSVSNIKQVYNERHNLKVLNMGPRSEMQQLLKLLGDNNYVSSFRTSEDKVTVRDIFWTHPESIKLFNTFPTVLVMDSTYKTNKYRLPLLEIVGVTSTDKTYSVGFAFLECEKEDNFTWALGICKSLLVDQEVMPNVIVTDRDNALMNAVDTVFPTSTALLCRYHITCNVRSKLKPAVGTKDRPDENGKVVKAGVVVDRIMAAWRGILDAYSEEDYTEKLVHFRSLCGSIKTFCHYVESTILDKVREKVVCAWTNRVRHLGCTTTNRVESAHAVFKRWLGDSKGDLCRGWDTVNQMLENQHNEIQTSFGRSKTVMEHRYKGQILFSQLIYNISRTGLNFLFHEAKRSETTGTDSSLCGCTIRTTYGLPCACILAKKKKLSSPIRMDEVADHWKKLRFDDFDPPKENDSKITISDELEVIMEKFAKADDTTKMHIKEQLQKIAFSETTDLKLPSQPVKTKGAPKKSKITQDDTSTKRSPSYFEHVDASFSEIHETPKSTCSGNKGARISKPPRTPPIKKYRLSTLMRCHFLCTNISITSLMLEATEIVDIGPLRVCSVKGKIITL
- the LOC131617102 gene encoding uncharacterized protein LOC131617102, with the translated sequence MSDHLVLFVDRLVRPMPVEPLAQHPAQPAPEPVTPVNESPAGPSGSSEEDDDEGEEEPLLQMGECRICQEEDSINSLENPCGCSGSLKYAHRKCVQRWCNEKGDTTCEICHKSYEPGYTAPPPRPHPEETTIDIGGGWTLSGTPLDLRDPRLLAIAEAERQFFEAEYDGYAASNANGAAFCRSAALILMALLLLRHALSVTDADADDDPSTFFSLFLLRAAGFLLPCYIMAWAISILQRRRQRQEAAAVAATQVAFVLQSGQHRGLQFAIAPAPTVNPHQEQV